The DNA segment GAGATAAGACTCATTCATAGGTTTAGCCTTTTGAATATCACATCGTGGGATAGTTGATCCAGGCAGGGAGCAACAATCAAAATGAAAAGAGCAATTACAGCGTCGTTTTAAGCTTAACCTGCTTTGCGGCTTTAAGATATTCCTATTCAGCGGATTAAATAATTTTTTAAAATTATAATATTTTGTTTTATAGCAATTACTTATTTTTTAGTTTTTCTTATTTTGTATAGCTCGTCACTGTTTTTCTGCATGTTTTTTAACGGATCTTCGTTATTGTCAGTCGTGCCGTTCGCGATTTTTATTTGGCTCAGGTTTGGAGACATTGAAAATTTCTGAGAGCGGCCCACGCCTATGTTAATAAACAATATCCGCCTATAGATCTGCGTTAAGCCCACTTGTTTTGGAATCCGACACGTGTTATATTTTTTTAAATGCTACATGTGTCGGATTTTAGGTTGGTAGAATTAATATCCCGAAGATCTTTTTGATCTATGACATGGAAGTACATCACTTAAGTATGGAAAGGCATATCGCTTTGTAAAATGGATAAATGCATGGTCAGTCGCCATGCCTCTTTTCAGTTAAGTTTCATTGCGATGACTTGTATGCATTTATGAACTGAAGTGGTGCTAGGTCTGGCTCATGGGGCGAGATTAACGCCTTGAAGCCTTTAATATTAATTGAAGTTGGCAACGGATGCAGAAGGCTGCCTGCTTAACAGAAAGAGTATGTTATGGAGCACGATACGGTTTCAATTCATTTTGCGAATGCGGCATTGCATGGCGCTAAACACCTTAATATGGATATCGACAGTTTAGTAAGCCGTGTCGTCATTAAGACTGATCCAGCACAATTACTGACTCAGTTCAAAAATATCTCTTCCCTAACGTCACGTATTAGCGAGTTGTTAAAAGCCTATGTCGCTACGGAAATGCCGACCTTAAAAGAAGTTGCTGAACAACTACATCTCTCACCAAAAACCTTACATAGACGATTGACTGATGAGGGCAGTAGTTATCAAAAGGTTAAAGATGATTTACGACGTGATATGGCGATTGATTTACTCGGTGTGCAACAACTAACCATTGTTGATATTGCTGAGCAGGTTGGATTCAGTGATACCTGTACTTTTCATCGTGCATTTAAAAAGTGGACGGGCGTTACACCTGGGGTATATCGACAAATATATCATGGGCAATTAGACAGTTGATGTCTCAGGAATCTATTTCAGTCCTCCTCAGATGCACTATTCATCACGGCTTTACTACAGGTCTGCCCATCAAAGCCCCGATATTGCAAAAAACGCAGTTGACGGGCTTTTTCTTTCGGTTCGGTTGGGAGCTCTACGCCAAATTTTTTGATGCGCAGTGCTCGAGCAAGAGCCAGCCAATCTGTTTCGATCATATCCTCAGTCGCAAGCTCTAGATTGACATGACGTTCACGCAGCGTTTGTTTGACGCGTGCAGGGCCGCGCCCTTTGCGGATATTGGCTCGTACGATCATCTGGGCCATGCGTTGGTCGCTTTGATAATTGTAGGTTTTGAATTCTTGGACAAGCTCGGCCACTTCCTCAGGATTGGCTTCTAGCTCTAAGAGTTTGTTTCGAAACTCCTGTTCGGAATATTCGCGTCTTCCGAGCATGGCAAATGCAAGCCCGCGAAGGCGTGCGCCAGTCGGTGGTAATTTTTGCGGAGGTGCCTTTGGGAGCGTTGTCGTCTCGACTGCTTCAAAGTCATCATCTATAGCAGGCACCGTACTCGGTTGCTCTTTATCTATGTGAGTTCGCTTTTTAGGGTAGGGGTAAGGCATGATTTGAAGCCTCCTTGAGCCTATTCTACATGATTGATGGGATGATACTTATTACCCTACCATGCGTAGGTTCGAACAAAAAAGCGACCCGAAGGTCGCTTTAATTCTGCTACGAGTTAAGCATCCAACAGCTCTTCAGGCAGAGGCTCCGCTTCAATTTCAAGGTGCTCTGGCTTCACTTTGGTCAGTAA comes from the Aquirhabdus parva genome and includes:
- a CDS encoding regulatory protein RecX, with amino-acid sequence MPYPYPKKRTHIDKEQPSTVPAIDDDFEAVETTTLPKAPPQKLPPTGARLRGLAFAMLGRREYSEQEFRNKLLELEANPEEVAELVQEFKTYNYQSDQRMAQMIVRANIRKGRGPARVKQTLRERHVNLELATEDMIETDWLALARALRIKKFGVELPTEPKEKARQLRFLQYRGFDGQTCSKAVMNSASEED